The following are from one region of the Pseudohongiella spirulinae genome:
- a CDS encoding class I SAM-dependent methyltransferase, whose amino-acid sequence MNDSEVDDALPAGLKLERTAQGLTLLSETEPDAGAVRVDFLTPEIGYRRHQPLGKEMLIKAVGGVVDNRRIAEVPSIIDATAGLGQDSFMLACAGWQVIMLERSPVIHALLSDGIARAILTAHQSNDATLIAILDRMRLQAAVDSVCFLRQTEPVDVVYLDPMFPERNKSARVKKNRYLLQHLHGAEAQGDGLLMAALDVARKVVVKRPRLAPALQDKAPSASIAGKTARFDIYVGKSRRCIIRS is encoded by the coding sequence ATGAACGACTCTGAGGTCGACGACGCACTGCCTGCCGGTCTGAAGCTGGAACGTACTGCTCAGGGCTTAACGCTGCTGTCAGAAACCGAACCAGATGCAGGTGCAGTGCGGGTCGATTTTTTAACCCCGGAAATTGGTTACAGGCGTCACCAGCCTTTAGGCAAGGAGATGCTGATTAAAGCGGTTGGTGGTGTGGTCGATAATCGCCGGATTGCTGAGGTCCCCAGCATCATTGATGCGACCGCTGGTTTGGGGCAGGACAGCTTCATGCTGGCGTGCGCCGGTTGGCAGGTGATCATGCTTGAACGTTCACCGGTGATTCATGCTCTGCTGAGTGACGGTATTGCGCGCGCAATATTGACCGCCCACCAGTCGAATGACGCTACATTGATTGCCATCCTGGACCGAATGCGGCTGCAGGCAGCTGTCGACAGCGTCTGCTTTTTGCGACAGACAGAACCGGTGGATGTGGTGTATCTCGACCCCATGTTTCCGGAGCGCAACAAGTCAGCCCGGGTTAAAAAGAATCGCTATCTCCTCCAGCATCTGCATGGCGCTGAGGCACAGGGTGATGGCCTGCTGATGGCAGCGCTGGACGTGGCACGCAAAGTGGTTGTCAAGCGACCGAGACTGGCGCCAGCCCTGCAGGACAAGGCGCCCTCGGCCAGTATTGCAGGCAAGACGGCCCGCTTTGATATTTACGTTGGCAAAAGCAGGCGTTGCATTATCCGCTCATAG
- the tsaB gene encoding tRNA (adenosine(37)-N6)-threonylcarbamoyltransferase complex dimerization subunit type 1 TsaB, with translation MIPRILAIDTSAALCSVALHNGVQQFFNTSVNTRRHADDLLAMVQGLLAESGLTLSDLDAIAVVSGPGSFTGLRIGLAVAQGLAFGSDKGIITVSALAMLARCAASQLQSTQSSFAALMAAREQEYYLGVYQDALGQFPNCLLADQVIDADDVRAALQGVPVGQLVFAGSDWRSLGIENSLECLPDARVLLSLAIQQFEKTGTIAPELAALSYLKEELPYRTVEHQ, from the coding sequence ATGATTCCCCGCATTCTTGCCATTGATACCAGCGCCGCCCTCTGTTCAGTTGCGCTGCATAACGGCGTTCAGCAATTTTTTAATACCAGTGTCAACACCCGTCGACATGCCGATGACCTGTTGGCCATGGTTCAGGGTCTGTTGGCAGAGTCCGGTCTCACACTGTCTGATCTGGATGCCATAGCCGTGGTCAGTGGTCCAGGTTCCTTCACGGGATTGAGAATAGGTCTGGCGGTTGCTCAGGGTCTGGCATTCGGCTCGGATAAAGGAATTATAACGGTGTCGGCTCTGGCGATGCTGGCCCGTTGTGCAGCGAGCCAGTTGCAGAGCACTCAGTCATCGTTCGCTGCTTTGATGGCGGCTAGAGAACAGGAGTATTACCTGGGTGTGTATCAGGATGCGCTGGGTCAATTCCCGAACTGCCTGCTCGCTGACCAGGTTATCGATGCGGACGATGTGAGGGCTGCATTGCAGGGCGTACCTGTCGGGCAACTGGTCTTCGCTGGTTCAGACTGGCGCTCTCTGGGTATTGAGAATTCGCTTGAGTGTTTGCCTGATGCACGCGTTCTCTTATCTCTTGCAATTCAGCAATTCGAGAAGACAGGAACCATAGCACCTGAACTTGCCGCCCTCAGTTATCTTAAGGAAGAACTGCCGTATCGAACGGTAGAGCACCAATGA